Proteins encoded together in one Eublepharis macularius isolate TG4126 chromosome 2, MPM_Emac_v1.0, whole genome shotgun sequence window:
- the LOC129324566 gene encoding pleckstrin homology-like domain family A member 2, with product MKGPASEVIREGELEKRSDSLFQLWKKKLVVLSKDSLRLVSPEGGGRAKAKELRFGAIQKVDCVERTGKYVYFTIVTTDRKEIDFRCPGESCWNASITMALIDFQNKRAIQDFKSRQEAVEQAAAGTRDRRLARAP from the coding sequence ATGAAGGGCCCGGCGTCGGAGGTGATCCGCGAGGGCGAGCTGGAGAAGCGGAGCGACAGCCTCTTCCAGCTGTGGAAGAAGAAGCTGGTGGTGCTGAGCAAGGACAGCCTGCGGCTGGTCTCGCCCGAGGGCGGCGGCCGGGCCAAGGCCAAGGAGCTGCGCTTCGGCGCCATCCAGAAGGTGGACTGCGTGGAGCGCACCGGCAAGTACGTCTACTTTACCATCGTGACCACGGACCGCAAGGAGATCGACTTTCGGTGCCCGGGCGAGAGCTGCTGGAACGCCTCCATCACCATGGCGCTGATCGACTTCCAGAACAAGCGCGCCATCCAGGACTTCAAGAGCCGCCAGGAGGCCGTCGAGCAGGCGGCCGCCGGCACCCGAGACAGGCGCCTGGCCAGGGCCCCCTGA